In Anaerolineales bacterium, one DNA window encodes the following:
- the hisB gene encoding imidazoleglycerol-phosphate dehydratase HisB, with amino-acid sequence MRTAELSRQTNETQIEIKLDLDGTGKHEISTGIGFLDHMLTHLAVHGLFDLSIQAKGDLHIDTHHTLEDVALAFGQAFDKALGDRRGIVRMGDSFAAMDETLAHVAVDLSGRPYAVIQAEWHSPYVGNIPTTLFPHFLESFAVASRCNLHARILYGRDDHHQAEALFKAWARALDAATHIDPRRAGNIPSTKGVL; translated from the coding sequence ATGCGAACGGCAGAACTATCACGTCAAACAAATGAGACACAGATCGAAATTAAACTGGATCTGGATGGAACGGGCAAACACGAAATCTCCACAGGGATTGGTTTTCTCGACCATATGCTCACCCATCTCGCAGTGCATGGATTGTTCGACCTGTCCATTCAGGCAAAAGGGGATCTGCACATTGACACCCATCACACGCTGGAAGATGTGGCATTGGCATTCGGCCAAGCCTTCGATAAGGCGCTTGGTGATCGCAGGGGAATTGTCCGCATGGGGGATTCCTTCGCAGCGATGGATGAAACGCTGGCGCATGTTGCAGTGGATCTGTCGGGCCGTCCGTATGCCGTCATTCAAGCCGAATGGCATTCACCCTATGTTGGAAATATCCCAACCACTTTGTTTCCGCATTTTCTCGAATCGTTCGCGGTGGCATCCCGCTGCAATCTGCACGCGCGTATTTTATATGGACGTGATGACCATCATCAAGCCGAAGCCTTGTTCAAAGCCTGGGCGCGGGCGCTGGATGCAGCGACTCACATCGATCCACGCCGCGCGGGAAACATCCCATCCACCAAGGGAGTACTATAA
- the hisC gene encoding histidinol-phosphate transaminase has product MKIRSHLESLPPYTPIEPFEVLSARLGRTPDQIVKLDANENPYGPLPVVREALGKMDFPHIYPDPQSRALRKSLEEFTGIPAEYLLAGSGADELLDLLMRFLLEPGDCILSCPPTFGMYSFDAELNAARCIEIPRNTDFSLDMESIRKAVEVHQPKILFIASPNNPDGSLLDKKTADELLSLPLLVVLDEAYIEFAGDALGANLSRIRDVPARENLVVLRTFSKWAGLAGLRVGYGAFPAWLMPTLWKAKQPYNVNVAAGVAAQVSLAHADQLRNVVEHLKAERTRLFSALQNIPFLQPYPTQSNFILCRVSGRDAVELKSRLAQDHGILIRYFNKPGLRDHIRISVGRPEDSEALIRALKE; this is encoded by the coding sequence ATGAAAATCCGCTCCCATCTTGAATCGCTCCCGCCGTACACACCCATCGAACCGTTTGAGGTTTTATCCGCCCGGCTTGGACGAACGCCAGATCAGATCGTCAAACTCGATGCAAACGAGAATCCCTACGGTCCGCTGCCGGTGGTACGCGAGGCGTTGGGCAAAATGGATTTTCCGCACATCTACCCCGACCCGCAAAGCCGTGCCCTGCGAAAATCCCTCGAAGAATTTACAGGCATCCCCGCAGAATATCTGCTGGCAGGCTCCGGCGCGGATGAATTGCTTGATCTGCTGATGCGCTTTTTGCTTGAGCCGGGTGATTGCATCTTGTCATGTCCACCCACCTTTGGGATGTATTCCTTCGATGCCGAACTGAACGCTGCCCGCTGCATTGAAATCCCGCGCAACACAGATTTTTCGCTGGATATGGAGTCCATCCGCAAGGCAGTGGAAGTACATCAACCGAAAATCTTATTCATTGCCTCGCCCAACAACCCGGATGGTTCCCTGCTCGATAAAAAAACAGCGGATGAGTTGTTGTCCCTTCCCCTGCTGGTCGTGCTGGATGAAGCCTACATCGAATTTGCAGGTGATGCCCTCGGCGCAAATTTGAGCCGTATTCGCGATGTGCCTGCGCGGGAAAACCTCGTTGTCCTGCGCACCTTCAGCAAATGGGCGGGACTGGCCGGGCTGCGGGTCGGATATGGCGCATTCCCCGCCTGGCTCATGCCAACCCTATGGAAGGCCAAGCAGCCGTACAACGTCAACGTGGCGGCGGGTGTCGCGGCGCAGGTGTCGCTGGCACACGCGGACCAATTGAGGAATGTTGTGGAGCATCTCAAAGCCGAACGGACAAGATTATTTTCAGCACTACAAAATATTCCCTTCCTACAACCCTATCCCACGCAATCGAATTTTATTTTATGCCGGGTCTCTGGAAGGGATGCCGTGGAACTCAAGTCCCGGCTGGCGCAGGACCATGGGATTCTTATCCGCTACTTCAATAAACCAGGCCTGCGCGACCACATCCGCATCAGTGTGGGCAGGCCGGAAGATTCGGAAGCGTTGATCAGGGCATTAAAGGAGTAA
- the hisD gene encoding histidinol dehydrogenase — MLKQYDPNTARQTILKRTPPNEFPVSPRVLDGIEKLFGESLSAEQAVTRILKDVRRNGDSALQSWTRRLDGLDLKPAPVSKAAIQAALDSITPAQCNALEQAAVRIEAFHRHQPVTSWFTNELGGTLGQIVRPIQRVGLYVPAGTAPLPSTVLMSAIPARVAGVKDIMVVTPPNRSMAEKNPPVDSIILAACAIAGVDEVHLLGGAQAIAALAYGTESVRPVDKIFGPGNLFVTLAKRQVYGVVGIDGLAGPTETVVIADESANPAWVAADLLAQAEHDFLASAILLTPSQKLIGTVQAEIGRQIEQRGRAEMIAASLENRGGAVLTANLEEAVELANEYAPEHLALSVHDPWRWVEKVNNAGGVFLGEHSFEVLGDYLAGPSHVMPTGGSARFASPLNVLDFVKIVSLVALDEGMAQAISRTAVILAEAEGLDAHASAADMRTRRSA, encoded by the coding sequence ATGCTCAAACAATATGATCCGAACACCGCAAGACAAACCATTCTCAAACGGACCCCGCCCAATGAATTTCCGGTCAGCCCGCGCGTGCTGGATGGCATTGAAAAACTCTTCGGCGAATCCTTGTCAGCGGAACAAGCCGTAACGCGCATCTTGAAGGATGTGCGGAGGAACGGCGACTCTGCGCTTCAAAGCTGGACACGACGCCTCGATGGTCTCGACCTCAAGCCTGCCCCTGTTTCGAAAGCAGCCATCCAGGCCGCATTGGACTCGATCACCCCTGCCCAATGCAACGCCCTCGAACAAGCCGCGGTGCGCATCGAAGCATTTCACCGCCATCAACCCGTGACTTCATGGTTTACAAACGAACTCGGCGGCACGCTGGGGCAGATCGTCCGCCCGATCCAACGCGTAGGCCTGTATGTCCCCGCCGGGACAGCCCCCCTGCCATCCACAGTATTGATGAGCGCCATCCCGGCGCGGGTGGCCGGTGTGAAGGACATCATGGTCGTCACGCCTCCCAATCGTTCGATGGCGGAAAAAAATCCGCCCGTTGACTCGATCATCCTGGCCGCCTGCGCCATCGCAGGTGTGGATGAGGTTCACCTGCTTGGCGGAGCGCAAGCCATCGCCGCTCTGGCGTATGGCACCGAATCCGTCCGCCCGGTGGACAAGATATTTGGTCCGGGCAATCTATTCGTCACACTGGCGAAGCGTCAGGTCTATGGTGTGGTGGGGATCGACGGGCTGGCGGGTCCCACGGAAACTGTTGTGATTGCCGATGAATCCGCCAACCCAGCCTGGGTGGCCGCAGACCTGCTGGCGCAAGCCGAACATGATTTCCTTGCATCTGCCATTCTATTGACGCCCTCACAGAAGTTGATCGGGACGGTGCAGGCGGAGATCGGAAGGCAGATCGAACAACGGGGGCGGGCAGAGATGATTGCTGCTTCGCTGGAAAATCGCGGAGGCGCCGTGCTGACTGCGAATCTGGAGGAAGCTGTGGAACTGGCAAATGAGTATGCTCCTGAACATCTTGCGCTTTCGGTACACGATCCCTGGCGCTGGGTGGAAAAAGTCAATAATGCCGGTGGCGTCTTTCTTGGGGAACATTCCTTCGAAGTCCTCGGTGATTACCTGGCAGGCCCCAGCCATGTCATGCCGACAGGCGGGTCTGCGCGTTTTGCGTCTCCGCTGAATGTATTGGACTTTGTGAAAATCGTCAGCCTTGTTGCGCTGGATGAAGGTATGGCGCAGGCAATAAGCCGAACTGCTGTAATCCTTGCAGAGGCGGAAGGTCTGGATGCACATGCCAGCGCCGCCGACATGCGTACAAGGAGATCTGCATGA
- the hisG gene encoding ATP phosphoribosyltransferase — MQSQPTIRLSLPSKGRLQDNALGFLSAAGLPVFKPNPRQYQAEVPALPELGVLFQRPADIVVSVRQGSVDFGITGMDVLEEKRGGNGDVIVLHNALGFGHCSLMLAVPEAWRHVTDVSSLEKFGATLGRPLRVATKFPVLTERFLNQHRIAHMLIYAEGTLETAPAIGYADIISDLVSSGQTLKDNRLRALSDGVIQESQAVLIANRRTLQTHPAALEMARRLLEYIEAHLRAKENLLVIANMRGESPEAIAQNLFTQTTVGGLQGPTISPIVTRESNQGWYSITIVVRSDHLPQAIGELRRIGGSGIIVSPVTYIFEEEPPRYTAMLAALK; from the coding sequence ATGCAATCACAACCGACCATCCGCTTATCGCTCCCATCCAAGGGCCGCCTGCAGGACAATGCCTTAGGTTTCCTCTCGGCGGCCGGGCTTCCCGTATTCAAACCCAACCCGCGCCAATATCAGGCGGAGGTGCCGGCCCTGCCCGAATTGGGTGTGCTCTTTCAAAGACCCGCCGATATCGTGGTCAGTGTCCGTCAGGGCAGTGTCGATTTTGGCATCACAGGCATGGATGTGCTTGAGGAAAAGCGCGGCGGAAATGGGGATGTGATCGTCCTGCACAATGCGCTTGGGTTTGGACATTGTTCGCTCATGCTGGCGGTGCCCGAGGCATGGAGGCATGTCACCGATGTTTCATCCCTCGAAAAATTCGGGGCGACATTGGGCCGTCCACTGCGTGTGGCGACAAAATTTCCCGTCCTCACCGAGCGGTTTCTGAATCAACACAGGATCGCGCACATGTTGATCTACGCGGAGGGCACACTCGAAACCGCACCGGCCATCGGGTATGCCGACATCATTTCCGACCTGGTCTCATCGGGGCAAACCCTAAAGGACAACCGTCTGCGCGCCCTGTCCGACGGTGTAATTCAGGAATCGCAAGCCGTACTGATCGCCAACCGCAGGACACTGCAGACCCATCCCGCCGCACTGGAGATGGCGCGTCGCCTGCTCGAATACATCGAGGCGCATCTGCGGGCGAAGGAGAACCTTCTCGTCATTGCAAACATGCGCGGGGAAAGCCCCGAAGCGATTGCTCAAAACCTTTTCACACAGACCACCGTCGGCGGGCTGCAGGGTCCAACCATCAGCCCGATCGTCACGCGTGAATCAAATCAGGGCTGGTATTCCATCACCATCGTTGTGCGCAGCGACCATCTTCCACAGGCCATCGGTGAACTAAGAAGGATCGGCGGCAGCGGCATCATCGTTTCGCCGGTCACCTATATTTTTGAAGAAGAACCGCCGCGCTACACCGCCATGCTGGCCGCACTGAAATAG
- a CDS encoding acyltransferase, with product MIPGLDGLRAIAFLVLFGLHTGYLEFGWMGVQLFFVLSGFLITIILLRMKENLHLGGYLYKFYIRRVLRIFPLYYFYLILMLGIAAWLISIPYRAGLMEAFQDQVLYAFLYIYDFYSAVRGVQPSGFLMHLWSLSVEEQFYLVWPLLIFLVPEKYLKKLFLAGIFSGLLFRGVFFLIYNLGASKYFQEPVALALYPLPFTHVDAFAFGAYISRFSIRNARSQLVYLGSFLLFAGFATQYLATGEVGSLSSLGYPVTMPNAYQFLWAYSLLNYWFAVLIYCIVNESLFVKFLELPTLRYLGRISYGLYVYHLPLIWFTARLRDVRGFADISPIQITLISLAATILIASISYHLMENPLIRLKDTLAAYTRSQPQSQ from the coding sequence ATGATTCCCGGCTTGGATGGGCTGCGCGCAATTGCATTTTTGGTCCTTTTTGGGCTGCATACAGGTTACCTGGAATTCGGCTGGATGGGGGTGCAGTTGTTTTTTGTCCTGTCAGGCTTTCTTATAACGATTATCCTTCTGCGGATGAAGGAAAATTTGCATTTGGGGGGCTATCTGTATAAATTCTATATCCGGCGGGTTCTGAGAATTTTTCCGCTTTATTATTTTTACCTGATCCTGATGCTGGGAATTGCAGCCTGGCTGATCTCCATCCCGTACCGGGCAGGTTTGATGGAGGCGTTTCAAGATCAGGTTTTGTACGCATTCCTATATATTTATGACTTTTATTCAGCTGTCCGAGGGGTTCAACCTTCAGGCTTTCTAATGCATTTATGGTCCCTTTCGGTGGAAGAGCAGTTTTATTTGGTCTGGCCTCTCTTGATTTTTCTTGTTCCTGAAAAATACCTGAAAAAGTTGTTTCTCGCGGGGATTTTTTCCGGCCTCCTGTTTCGTGGAGTTTTTTTCCTTATCTATAATTTAGGCGCGTCCAAATATTTTCAGGAGCCGGTGGCTCTTGCCCTGTATCCCCTCCCATTTACTCATGTGGACGCCTTTGCCTTCGGCGCGTATATTTCCCGCTTTTCAATCCGTAATGCCAGAAGCCAGCTTGTTTATTTGGGAAGCTTTCTCCTGTTCGCGGGATTTGCCACCCAATATCTCGCTACCGGGGAGGTGGGATCCCTTTCATCGCTGGGGTATCCGGTTACCATGCCGAACGCCTATCAGTTCCTGTGGGCGTATTCTCTGCTCAACTATTGGTTTGCCGTATTGATTTATTGTATTGTGAATGAAAGCCTTTTTGTAAAATTCCTTGAATTGCCGACTTTGCGATACCTTGGCAGGATTTCGTATGGATTGTACGTATATCATCTGCCGCTCATCTGGTTTACGGCGCGTCTGCGCGATGTAAGAGGCTTTGCAGATATCTCCCCAATTCAGATAACACTGATATCCCTTGCAGCGACCATTCTCATCGCTTCCATAAGTTACCACCTGATGGAAAATCCCCTGATTCGATTAAAAGATACTCTTGCCGCCTATACCCGCAGTCAGCCCCAATCTCAGTGA
- a CDS encoding alpha-amylase family glycosyl hydrolase, with protein sequence MLISRASRLKYNFSRDFFRPDGHVVFGDLASARVFAAHMSVHRPDPVPATDLYALSLLDEAYHILFKHFYSRYTGVMGRAMGRLQSSLGSNYDLTLTRFTEEFPPLSVFCGEVTAGIYLSTKVPKLGDLGRGVRAATIEEMLLVNNSNKNPALNRYKDLVDESVMGSSAYKEFMQLLLDFFSSQPGFGNGEFEQGETLNDILAAPIRACPDSLEGQLKFIVDKWGHLLGEEFSVRILRGVDFLREELIRRHGPIDSQAAETVVPTFHGGEYAEYERYSQDKDWMPRLILMAKNTYVWLDQLSKQYQSEIKTLEQIPDEELDLLASRGFTGLWLIGLWERSRASQRIKQRMGQEDAVASAYSLHSYDIAGDLGGWGALENLRSRAWARGIRLSADMVPNHMGIDSAWVIEHPDWFLSTDVQPYPSYTFNSENLSDDPRAAIVLEDHYYNHSDASVVFKLHHYDGNRTRYVYHGNDGTSLPWNDTAQLDYSKPAVREAVIQVILHVARNFPVIRFDAAMTLAKKHVQRLWFPEPGAGGTIPSRSQYGMTRTEFDEKVPEEFWREVVDRVAAEVPDTLLLAEAFWLMEGYFVRTLGMHRVYNSAFMHMLRDEDNARYRLAIKNTLEFDPQILKRYVNFMNNPDEKTAVEQFGKSDKYFGVCTLLSTLPGLPMFGHGQVEGFAEKYGMEFRRPKWQETPDAGLTQAHAWRIFPLLHRRSLFADVEHFLLYDFSRPAGSVDEDVFAYSNLHNEERGLVVYHNKFADTRGWINTSAAALDKGSGRLKRKNLAEGIGLPRAGYVIFKDYAAQLEYIRSCSEIWENGMYVELGAYQCHAFMDFRFVDGAEWQILFDQLKGTGVPSMQDEWRKLFAAAEVTPVKEAPAKKKRAARTPAVTSSLKGKKTTVKTKTKKTSVKKDVPKGRKTVTRPKAAVTKKTTAKKSAVKPAAKRKTVNKTKSK encoded by the coding sequence ATGCTGATCTCCCGCGCCTCCCGCCTCAAATACAATTTTTCAAGGGATTTTTTTCGCCCGGACGGGCACGTTGTTTTTGGGGATCTGGCCTCCGCCCGTGTATTTGCCGCCCACATGTCAGTGCACCGGCCAGACCCCGTGCCTGCCACTGACCTGTATGCACTTTCCCTGCTTGATGAGGCGTATCACATCCTTTTCAAGCATTTTTATAGCCGCTATACCGGCGTCATGGGCCGGGCCATGGGCAGGCTGCAGTCCAGCCTCGGCTCGAACTATGACCTGACCCTCACCCGCTTCACCGAGGAATTCCCCCCCCTTTCCGTCTTTTGCGGTGAGGTAACGGCAGGCATCTATCTCTCCACTAAAGTTCCAAAGCTTGGGGACCTTGGACGCGGCGTGCGCGCGGCAACCATCGAAGAGATGCTGCTGGTCAACAACTCAAATAAAAACCCGGCCCTGAACCGCTACAAAGACCTGGTCGACGAATCGGTCATGGGCAGCTCAGCCTACAAGGAATTCATGCAATTATTGCTGGATTTTTTTTCCAGCCAGCCCGGCTTTGGAAACGGTGAGTTTGAACAGGGGGAGACGCTCAATGACATCCTCGCTGCGCCGATCAGGGCCTGCCCTGATTCGCTGGAGGGGCAGTTGAAATTTATCGTTGACAAGTGGGGACATTTGCTCGGTGAGGAATTTTCCGTCCGCATCCTGCGCGGGGTGGATTTTCTCCGTGAAGAACTCATTCGCCGCCATGGGCCAATCGATTCCCAGGCGGCTGAAACCGTCGTGCCCACGTTCCATGGCGGCGAGTATGCCGAATACGAGCGCTACAGTCAGGACAAGGATTGGATGCCGCGCCTGATATTAATGGCAAAAAATACCTACGTCTGGCTCGACCAGCTTTCCAAACAGTATCAAAGCGAGATTAAAACCCTTGAGCAGATTCCCGACGAAGAACTGGACCTGCTTGCCTCGCGCGGCTTCACGGGCTTGTGGCTGATCGGTTTATGGGAACGCAGCCGCGCCTCCCAGCGCATCAAACAGCGCATGGGACAGGAGGACGCTGTTGCTTCCGCCTATTCGCTCCATTCCTATGATATCGCCGGCGACCTCGGCGGGTGGGGTGCATTGGAAAACCTTCGCTCGCGCGCCTGGGCACGCGGAATCCGCCTCTCCGCCGACATGGTCCCCAATCATATGGGCATTGACTCCGCCTGGGTTATCGAACATCCCGATTGGTTCCTCTCGACGGATGTTCAGCCCTATCCGTCCTACACCTTCAACTCCGAAAACCTTTCGGATGACCCTCGTGCCGCGATCGTGTTGGAAGATCACTACTACAACCATTCCGATGCGTCCGTCGTTTTCAAGCTTCATCATTATGATGGCAATCGAACGCGCTACGTGTATCACGGCAACGACGGCACCTCCCTCCCGTGGAACGATACCGCTCAACTCGATTACAGCAAGCCCGCAGTCCGTGAGGCGGTCATTCAAGTCATCCTGCACGTGGCGCGTAATTTCCCGGTGATCCGCTTTGACGCGGCCATGACGCTGGCCAAGAAGCATGTCCAACGCTTGTGGTTCCCCGAACCCGGCGCTGGCGGCACGATCCCCTCCCGCTCGCAATACGGCATGACCAGGACCGAATTTGACGAAAAAGTTCCTGAAGAATTTTGGCGCGAGGTTGTGGACCGTGTTGCCGCTGAAGTACCCGATACACTCCTGCTCGCTGAAGCCTTCTGGCTGATGGAGGGGTATTTCGTCCGCACGCTTGGCATGCACCGTGTGTACAACTCCGCCTTCATGCACATGCTCCGCGACGAGGACAATGCCAGGTACCGCCTCGCCATCAAGAACACGCTTGAATTTGACCCGCAGATTCTAAAGCGTTATGTCAACTTCATGAACAACCCCGATGAAAAAACCGCCGTTGAGCAATTCGGAAAAAGCGACAAATACTTCGGCGTTTGCACCCTGCTTTCAACCCTGCCCGGCCTGCCCATGTTCGGTCACGGACAGGTGGAGGGTTTTGCCGAAAAATATGGGATGGAATTCCGCCGTCCGAAATGGCAGGAGACACCCGATGCCGGCTTGACCCAGGCCCACGCCTGGCGCATCTTCCCGCTTCTTCACCGCCGATCCCTGTTCGCAGATGTCGAACACTTCCTGCTCTACGACTTTTCCCGCCCGGCCGGCAGCGTGGATGAAGATGTCTTTGCATATTCCAATCTGCACAACGAAGAGCGCGGACTTGTCGTCTATCACAACAAATTTGCCGATACCCGCGGCTGGATCAACACTTCCGCGGCCGCGCTGGATAAGGGCTCCGGCAGGCTTAAGCGAAAGAATCTCGCCGAAGGCATCGGCCTGCCGCGGGCGGGATATGTCATCTTCAAGGATTACGCCGCACAATTGGAATATATCCGTTCGTGCAGTGAGATCTGGGAAAACGGCATGTACGTGGAACTCGGCGCCTATCAATGCCATGCCTTCATGGACTTTCGTTTCGTGGACGGGGCCGAGTGGCAAATCCTCTTTGACCAATTAAAAGGAACAGGCGTCCCATCCATGCAGGACGAGTGGAGGAAATTGTTTGCAGCAGCCGAAGTGACTCCAGTGAAGGAAGCGCCTGCCAAAAAGAAACGTGCTGCCCGTACACCGGCAGTGACATCGTCCCTGAAAGGAAAGAAAACGACAGTCAAGACAAAGACGAAGAAAACCTCTGTCAAGAAGGATGTCCCGAAGGGAAGGAAAACCGTCACCAGACCAAAAGCGGCCGTGACAAAAAAGACGACCGCGAAAAAATCCGCCGTGAAACCGGCTGCCAAAAGGAAGACGGTCAACAAGACAAAAAGCAAATAA
- a CDS encoding DUF2177 family protein yields MKLKLYFITLISFLAIDSLWLGLVAPSFYRSQIGHLMGDSPNFLAAGLFYLLFVYGMVFFAVEPGVRGGSLWQAALRGALFGLVTYATYDLTNHATLTDWPVLMTVVDMAWGTVLSAAVTLVSVWAGTRWVS; encoded by the coding sequence ATGAAACTCAAGCTTTACTTCATCACATTGATCAGCTTTCTCGCCATTGACTCCCTCTGGCTGGGACTCGTGGCTCCGTCGTTCTATCGTTCACAGATCGGTCACCTAATGGGAGATAGCCCCAACTTCCTTGCGGCGGGCTTATTCTACCTGCTGTTCGTGTATGGGATGGTTTTTTTTGCCGTGGAGCCGGGCGTGCGCGGGGGTTCGCTCTGGCAAGCCGCCCTGCGCGGGGCCTTGTTTGGGCTGGTCACGTACGCCACCTATGACTTGACCAATCACGCCACACTGACAGACTGGCCTGTCCTGATGACCGTGGTGGATATGGCCTGGGGAACAGTTCTCAGCGCGGCAGTCACGCTGGTCAGTGTTTGGGCGGGTACGAGGTGGGTTTCATAG
- a CDS encoding L,D-transpeptidase family protein, translating into MKPSLSRRDFLKLSGLTLGGLAFSPFLPGLTDFDDSFVVRIATAQMPVRKEPTDESRIELTWYRDELVHVYEEVTAQEPLYNPVWYRVWGGYLHRGRLHRVKTIYQTPPGSIPEGKRLLTEVSVPFTTPYRFSKTFGWQAIAPPLYYGSVHWVEALEDGPEMADYKGPWYRIFDELDSNVSYFVPAIHLRVLPPEYMQPISPDVPHEQKLIELNLSTQMLYAYEYGNLVFQTNVSSGVPGGSTAGTGIKTITPTGTFSIMDKVPAKHMGNSYFSSETTGNLLADVDNYVLPGVPWSLFFTVEGHAFHGTYWHENFGTPMSKGCVNMRNDEANWLFRWVKPIHSSDAVATRGFGTKVEIHY; encoded by the coding sequence ATGAAACCATCCCTTTCTCGAAGAGACTTTCTAAAGCTAAGCGGGCTGACCCTGGGCGGGCTGGCGTTTTCGCCCTTCCTGCCGGGGCTGACCGATTTTGACGACAGCTTCGTCGTGCGGATCGCCACCGCGCAAATGCCTGTGCGCAAGGAGCCGACGGATGAGAGCCGCATCGAACTGACCTGGTATCGCGATGAACTCGTGCATGTGTATGAAGAAGTGACCGCGCAGGAGCCGCTCTACAATCCGGTCTGGTATCGGGTGTGGGGGGGCTATCTGCACCGCGGACGCCTGCACCGTGTGAAGACCATTTATCAAACGCCGCCCGGTTCCATTCCCGAAGGCAAAAGACTGCTCACTGAAGTCTCCGTACCATTTACCACGCCGTACCGTTTTTCAAAAACATTCGGCTGGCAGGCCATTGCGCCTCCCTTATATTACGGTTCCGTCCATTGGGTCGAGGCGCTGGAGGATGGGCCGGAAATGGCGGATTACAAGGGTCCCTGGTACCGCATCTTCGATGAACTGGATTCCAACGTCTCGTATTTTGTGCCGGCCATTCATTTGCGGGTATTGCCTCCTGAATATATGCAGCCGATCTCGCCGGATGTGCCCCACGAACAGAAATTGATCGAGCTTAACCTCTCGACGCAGATGTTGTATGCCTATGAATACGGCAACCTTGTTTTCCAGACCAATGTTTCCAGCGGCGTGCCGGGCGGTTCCACGGCCGGCACGGGCATAAAAACCATCACTCCCACGGGCACATTTTCCATTATGGATAAAGTGCCTGCCAAGCACATGGGTAACAGTTATTTCAGCAGTGAGACCACCGGCAACCTGCTTGCGGATGTGGATAATTATGTCCTGCCCGGCGTGCCCTGGTCCTTGTTCTTCACCGTGGAAGGCCATGCCTTCCACGGAACCTACTGGCATGAAAATTTCGGCACACCCATGAGCAAGGGTTGTGTCAACATGCGGAACGATGAAGCCAACTGGCTCTTCCGCTGGGTAAAGCCGATCCACTCCAGCGACGCCGTTGCGACCCGCGGGTTTGGTACAAAGGTCGAGATCCATTATTAA
- a CDS encoding site-specific DNA-methyltransferase codes for MPILNWNGKHLPPPTPAAIIQDSILYPSGRAYPNARPEGRIILGDNLSVMAALLPEFEGRIRLIYADPPFFTNRTFSTRVGRGEDSRKPSKWKLAEGYHDSWTDLDAYLQFLYERLSLMHRLLSPDGALYLHLDWHADAYARLILDEIFGAENFVNEIIWAYHGPSPIKTAFNRKHDTILFYAKSRDYVFNADDVREPYNPNTVATFKASRKAGFGKVPDLERGKVPEDWWYFPVVARLHNERTGYPTQKPEALLERIIRASSNKNDLVADFFCGSGTTSLVAARNGRKFITCDESVRAVQTARARLAETSSVFSFERDSAIKNVVAYKSKIIKVNLSDGYVRLDTSFDVDFWEVDPDWDGKLFKSAAQAQRHMRSGTLPLELKIKIGGNVCIRLVTVQGKQFQLNI; via the coding sequence ATGCCGATTCTCAACTGGAACGGAAAGCATCTGCCGCCGCCGACGCCTGCGGCGATTATTCAAGATTCGATTCTCTACCCTTCGGGACGTGCCTATCCAAATGCCCGTCCCGAAGGTCGTATCATCCTTGGGGATAATCTTTCCGTGATGGCAGCGCTCCTTCCGGAATTCGAAGGGCGCATCCGCCTCATCTATGCCGATCCGCCGTTTTTTACGAACCGTACATTTTCGACGCGGGTTGGCAGGGGGGAGGATTCGCGCAAGCCCTCAAAATGGAAATTAGCCGAAGGGTATCATGACTCGTGGACTGATCTGGATGCCTATTTGCAGTTCTTGTATGAGCGTCTTTCCTTGATGCACCGCCTGCTCTCACCAGACGGGGCATTGTATCTTCATCTCGACTGGCACGCAGATGCATATGCCCGCCTGATCCTGGATGAGATCTTCGGGGCCGAGAATTTCGTCAACGAGATCATCTGGGCATATCACGGACCCTCCCCGATCAAGACTGCGTTCAACCGCAAGCACGACACAATTCTGTTTTATGCAAAAAGCAGGGATTACGTCTTTAATGCGGATGATGTCCGTGAGCCGTATAACCCGAACACCGTGGCAACCTTCAAAGCCTCACGCAAGGCGGGTTTCGGTAAAGTCCCTGATCTGGAACGCGGCAAGGTGCCTGAGGATTGGTGGTATTTTCCAGTGGTCGCGCGCCTGCACAATGAACGTACGGGATACCCGACCCAAAAACCTGAAGCCTTGCTGGAAAGAATCATTCGCGCCTCTTCGAATAAAAACGACCTTGTGGCGGATTTTTTCTGCGGCTCGGGGACCACGTCCCTTGTGGCGGCAAGGAACGGGCGCAAATTCATCACCTGCGATGAATCCGTGCGGGCGGTGCAAACAGCGCGCGCGAGACTGGCTGAAACATCGTCCGTTTTTTCATTTGAGCGCGACTCTGCAATAAAAAATGTGGTTGCGTATAAATCAAAAATAATAAAGGTGAATTTATCCGACGGTTATGTCAGGCTGGATACCTCCTTCGATGTGGATTTTTGGGAGGTCGACCCTGATTGGGACGGGAAACTGTTCAAGAGTGCGGCACAGGCTCAACGTCACATGCGAAGCGGTACACTTCCCCTGGAACTTAAAATAAAAATCGGAGGCAATGTCTGCATCCGATTGGTAACCGTTCAGGGAAAACAGTTTCAGTTAAACATCTAG